The following coding sequences are from one Desertifilum tharense IPPAS B-1220 window:
- a CDS encoding methyl-accepting chemotaxis protein gives MNHPLSAQSLQAISRIASLCVITMGCVVFVGWVFDIAVLKSILPGLVTMKANTAIGFIFAGTSLWLWHQRSEYATYKHIALFCGAIALLIGLLTLIQYSFSVNLGIDQLIFQESVTAVATATPGRMAPNTAFNFLLLGSALVLLGTPKPHYLAAQLFTLVAFLIALFGFLGYLYGNAYFYKLSPSYTAMAVHTAVAFLWLCIGILLARPDVGIMSILTRADAGGLMAQRLVPAALVAPPLLCWLILLGYRAQTYTPEMGISLLGILNAILFVVAIALNARNLGSLDTQRRRAELALKQAFADLENRVREREQMAGDLQAVVKQVTAVMNQLEADSKNTATQAIAADRQAKEALNLSEMGTAAVERTQQEMQALQAKVEAIATEIRRTQQLSKQVGEISRLVGELANQTNLLALNATIEAVRAGEQGKGFGVVAAEIRKLADASKQSAQRISGLIEDIQKAIAASVKVTQAGIETVHSGVAISQETAEAIGGIAQAIDQIFLANQHISLTANQQAAAIQQVVTTLNSIDTQTLGPQRV, from the coding sequence ATGAATCATCCGTTATCCGCCCAATCGCTGCAAGCGATATCCCGCATTGCCAGTCTGTGTGTTATTACGATGGGTTGTGTGGTGTTTGTCGGCTGGGTGTTTGATATTGCAGTGCTGAAAAGCATTCTGCCTGGGCTGGTGACGATGAAAGCCAATACCGCCATTGGCTTTATTTTCGCTGGAACCTCCCTGTGGCTGTGGCACCAGCGTTCAGAGTATGCCACTTACAAACACATTGCGTTATTTTGCGGTGCGATCGCGCTCTTGATTGGGCTGCTAACGCTGATTCAGTATAGCTTTAGCGTAAATTTAGGCATCGACCAACTGATCTTTCAAGAGTCAGTAACCGCAGTGGCAACGGCGACACCGGGGAGAATGGCACCCAATACCGCTTTTAACTTCCTATTGCTCGGTTCTGCCTTGGTGTTATTAGGCACGCCTAAACCTCACTATTTAGCGGCTCAACTGTTTACCCTGGTAGCGTTTCTGATTGCCCTGTTTGGCTTTCTCGGCTATCTCTACGGCAATGCTTATTTTTATAAACTGAGTCCTTCCTATACTGCAATGGCGGTTCATACTGCCGTTGCTTTTTTATGGCTCTGTATTGGTATTTTATTGGCCCGTCCTGATGTGGGGATAATGTCTATTCTGACGCGGGCAGATGCAGGCGGTTTGATGGCACAACGTCTGGTTCCGGCGGCGTTGGTTGCTCCGCCGTTGCTGTGCTGGTTAATTTTACTAGGCTATCGCGCTCAAACCTATACCCCAGAAATGGGAATTTCCCTGTTGGGGATTTTGAATGCGATCTTATTCGTTGTGGCGATCGCTCTTAATGCTCGAAATCTGGGGAGTTTGGATACTCAGCGCCGCCGCGCAGAATTAGCCCTCAAACAGGCTTTTGCGGACTTGGAAAATCGGGTGCGAGAACGAGAACAAATGGCAGGAGACTTGCAAGCGGTGGTGAAGCAAGTGACGGCGGTGATGAACCAGTTAGAAGCCGATTCTAAAAATACCGCAACTCAGGCGATCGCAGCCGATCGTCAGGCGAAAGAGGCGCTGAATTTATCGGAAATGGGAACGGCGGCGGTAGAACGCACCCAACAGGAGATGCAGGCGTTACAGGCAAAGGTAGAAGCGATCGCGACTGAGATTCGGCGCACTCAGCAGTTGAGCAAGCAGGTGGGCGAGATTTCCCGCTTGGTAGGGGAATTAGCCAATCAGACAAACTTATTGGCTTTAAATGCGACGATTGAAGCCGTACGTGCTGGGGAACAGGGGAAAGGGTTTGGGGTAGTGGCGGCGGAAATTCGCAAGTTAGCCGATGCCAGCAAACAATCGGCGCAACGGATTAGTGGTTTGATTGAAGATATCCAAAAGGCGATCGCCGCTTCGGTGAAGGTGACTCAAGCCGGGATCGAGACGGTGCATTCTGGGGTAGCAATCTCGCAAGAAACTGCCGAAGCCATTGGGGGGATAGCCCAAGCGATCGATCAAATCTTTCTGGCGAATCAACACATTTCTCTGACAGCGAATCAACAGGCGGCAGCTATTCAGCAGGTGGTGACAACCCTGAATTCGATCGATACTCAGACATTAGGGCCGCAGCGAGTCTAG